The genomic interval GAGGCTTGTCGGAATAGAGGTTCAGCTCGTTGCTCATGTCGTAGAGGATCCGGCGATGCACCGGCTTGAGGCCGTCCCTCACGTCGGGCAGCGCGCGGGAGACGATCACCGACATCGAATAATCGATGTAGGCGGTTTTCATCTCCTCCTCGATATTGATCTGAATGATTCTTCCTTCTTCTGATGCTTCTGCCATAATTCAACTTTTGTCATCCGTGCGGACCGTCCCGCGGAAATTCTTTCCGAAGAGACGGGAAAGACCGCTTTATCAGCATTTCGGTCGTTTCCCGGTAAAACGAGCCGCTCCAAACGGTCCGCTAATTTACTCTTTTTTTGGCTAACCGCAAAATTACCCCCTGAAAACGCGTTTTAACGCCATTTTGCGCGATCCGCTTCCGGCACAAGCCGGGACAAAACGGGAAACAGTCCTTTATTCGGCTGAAAAACGGCCGAAAAACGAATGGTCCGAAGGAAAAATTCGCTAACTTTATCGGACAAGCTCCGCTCCCGCGATGAAATATTTCCTATTGATATGGATGCTCTGCCCGCTCGCTTGGTTGCATGCCGCCGGTCCCGGCATCCGCATCGCGTGCTACAATGCCGAGTCGCTGCACGACACGATCCCCGACCGGCTGATCGACGACGGCGACTACACGCCGCGAGGCGCCCGGCAATGGAACGGCGAGCGCTACCGGCTCAAAATCGGACACATCGCCCGGGTGATCGACGAACTGGACGCCGACCTGCTGTTGCTGACCGAAATCGAGAACGAGAGCGTCCTCAGGGACCTGATGCTCGCAACTTCCTCCGACTACAACTACATTCACCGGCACACGTCCGATAGGCGCGGTATGGACATCGCGCTGCTGTACCGCGGAAGTCTGTTTTTCCCCGGGCGCGTCCGTCAGATCGCCGGGCCGGGACTTCCCCGCGAGCTGCTCGTCGTCGACGGACTGCTCGACGGAGAACCGCTGACGCTGATCGGCGCCCACCTGCCCTCGCAACTGAACCGCGCTTCGTATCGGCTTCGGGCGCTCGGAACGCTCCGGAAAGCCGTCGATTCGATCTTGCGCCGCGATCCCGACCGCAAATTGCTGGTAATGGGCGACATGAACTGCACGCCCCAATCGGCGGAGGCCGTCCGGGAACTGGGCATACGCGATCCGGCCGACACCGTCCGAGAGGGAACGTACAGACGCGTTCCGCTCTACACCCCGCTGCTCGGGCCGAGCCGCCGAGGCTTCGGCAGCTACGCCTACCGCGACAGGCGCTTCCTATACGACTGGATCGCGGCAAGTCCGGCCGCGACGCGCGGTCCCGGACTGCGGCTAAGTCACGGCGGAGTCTTCGTGCGCGACTGGATGCTTCATTCCTCCGGCCCGTTCAAAGGGTATCCGCTGCGCACTTTTCGCTCGCGCGAATACCTCGGCGGCTACAGCGACCATCTGCCCGTATACGTCGAGCTGGAAGCATCGGAACCGGAATAAGGCGGAGGCCGGAAGACAACGTGCGGAGCCCCTTGCATGTTCTAAAAAAAAAACGTACTTTTGTGGACTTTCAAACGACCCGTAAAGAATTTAGTAAGAGAACATTGGTTGTTAAAAATATTTATTAATCACACATCATTCTTAATTCAGGAAAAGATGCCAAACGTTAAAAGAGTCTATACCTTCGGCAACAAGCAGGCGGAAGGTAACGGAAAGATGAGGGAGCTGCTCGGCGGAAAGGGAGCCAACCTCGCGGAAATGAACCTGGTGGGAATACCTGTTCCTCCGGGATTTACGATCACCACCGAAGTCTGCACCGAATATTATCAGCACGGCAAGGAAGAGATCATCAAGATGATCAAGCCCGAGGTCGAGGCCGCCATGAAAGGCGTCGAGAAGAACATGGGCATGGAGTTTGGCAGCAGCAGCAACCCGCTTCTTCTGTCGGTCCGCTCGGGAGCCCGCGCGTCGATGCCGGGCATGATGGACACGATCCTGAACCTCGGACTGAACGACGAGGCCGTCGAAGGATTGGCCAAGAAAACCGGCAACGCGCGCTTCGCATGGGACTCGTACCGCCGTTTCGTGCAGATGTACGGGGACGTCGTGCTGGACATGAAGCCGCAGAGCAAGGAGGACGTCGATCCGTTCGAGGAGATCATCGACGCGATCAAGGAAGAGAAGAAAGTCAAGAACGATACCGAACTGACGACCGACGACCTGAAGGAACTGGTCATACGCTTCAAGGCCGCGATCAAGAAAAACACGGGCAAGGACTTCCCGACCAATCCGTGGGAACAGCTCTGGGGCGCTATCTGCGCCGTATTCAGCAGCTGGATGAACGAGCGCGCCATCCTGTACCGCAAGCTGAACAACATCCCCGCCGAATGGGGAACGGCCGTGAACGTACAGGCGATGGTGTTCGGTAACATGGGCGAGACGTCGGCTACGGGCGTGGCCTTCACGCGCGACGCCGCTACGGGCGAAGACATTTTCAACGGCGAATACCTCGTCAACGCTCAGGGAGAAGACGTGGTAGCCGGTATCCGCACGCCGCAGGAAATCACCATCGAGGGCTCGCGCCGCTGGGCCGAACTGCAAGGCATTTCCGAGAGCGAACGGGCGCTCAAGTACCCGTCGCTCGAAGAGGTGATGCCTGCCGCCTACAAGGAGCTGAACGAAATCCAGCAGCATCTCGAAGATTACTTCAAGGATATGCAGGACCTCGAGTTCACGATCCAGAACGGCAAGCTGTGGATGCTCCAGACGCGTAACGGCAAGCGTACCGGCGCCGCAATGGTCCGCATCGCGATGGAGATGCTCCGTCAGGGCGTGATCGACGCTCCGACCGCCGTACTGCGCGTAGAGCCCGAGAAGCTCGACGAGCTGCTGCACCCGGTATTCGACAAGAACGCGATCAAAAAGGCCAACATCATCGCCAAGGGTCTGCCCGCTTCCCCGGGAGCCGCTACGGGCCAGATCGTCTTTTTCGCCGACGAGGCCGAAAAATGGGCCGCCGAGGGCAAGCAGACGATCCTCGTCCGCATCGAAACCTCGCCCGAAGACCTCAAGGGCATGAACTCGGCCAACGGTATCCTGACCGCGCGCGGAGGCATGACCTCGCACGCAGCCGTCGTAGCCCGCGGCATGGGCAAATGCTGCGTATCGGGCGCCGGCGACCTGCAGATCGACTACAAGGCCCGCACGATCGCCGTAGGCAACAAGACCTACAAGGAAGGCGACTGGATTTCGCTCGACGGCTCGACGGGCATCATCTACGAGGGCAAGGTGGCTACGAAGGACGCCGAAGTGAGCGGCGACTTCGCCAAGCTGATGGAACTGACCGACGAGTACGCACACTTGAAGGTCCGCGCTAACGCCGACACGCCGCGCGACGCGAAAACGGCCTTCCGTTTCGGAGCGCAGGGTATCGGGCTGTGCCGTACCGAGCACATGTTCTTCGAAGGCGACCGCATCAAGGCCGTCCGCGAGATGATCCTCGCCGACGACGAGGCCGGACGCCGCAAGGCGCTCGCCAAGCTGCTCCCGATCCAGCGGGGCGACTTCGAGGGCCTGTTCGAAGCGATGAACGGCCTGCCCGTGACGGTTCGCCTGCTCGATCCGCCCTTGCACGAGTTCGTGCCCCACTTCGAGAAGGAACAGAAAGAGCTGGCCGCCGACCTGAACGTTCCCTATGAAACGATCAAGAACAAGGTCGAATCGCTGGCCGAGGCGAACCCGATGCTCGGTCATCGCGGCTGCCGTCTGGGAATCACCTATCCCGAGATCACCGAGATGCAGGCTCGCGCCATTCTCGAGGCTGCGCTGAATACGCGCAAGA from Alistipes ihumii AP11 carries:
- the ppdK gene encoding pyruvate, phosphate dikinase, producing the protein MPNVKRVYTFGNKQAEGNGKMRELLGGKGANLAEMNLVGIPVPPGFTITTEVCTEYYQHGKEEIIKMIKPEVEAAMKGVEKNMGMEFGSSSNPLLLSVRSGARASMPGMMDTILNLGLNDEAVEGLAKKTGNARFAWDSYRRFVQMYGDVVLDMKPQSKEDVDPFEEIIDAIKEEKKVKNDTELTTDDLKELVIRFKAAIKKNTGKDFPTNPWEQLWGAICAVFSSWMNERAILYRKLNNIPAEWGTAVNVQAMVFGNMGETSATGVAFTRDAATGEDIFNGEYLVNAQGEDVVAGIRTPQEITIEGSRRWAELQGISESERALKYPSLEEVMPAAYKELNEIQQHLEDYFKDMQDLEFTIQNGKLWMLQTRNGKRTGAAMVRIAMEMLRQGVIDAPTAVLRVEPEKLDELLHPVFDKNAIKKANIIAKGLPASPGAATGQIVFFADEAEKWAAEGKQTILVRIETSPEDLKGMNSANGILTARGGMTSHAAVVARGMGKCCVSGAGDLQIDYKARTIAVGNKTYKEGDWISLDGSTGIIYEGKVATKDAEVSGDFAKLMELTDEYAHLKVRANADTPRDAKTAFRFGAQGIGLCRTEHMFFEGDRIKAVREMILADDEAGRRKALAKLLPIQRGDFEGLFEAMNGLPVTVRLLDPPLHEFVPHFEKEQKELAADLNVPYETIKNKVESLAEANPMLGHRGCRLGITYPEITEMQARAILEAALNTRKNKGIDVHVEIMVPLVGNVKELRNQKEVIKNTAEAVFAERNDRIDYMIGTMIEIPRAAVTANEIAEEAEFFSFGTNDLTQMTLGFSRDDVAKFLPVYLEKGILKHDPFQVLDQDGVGQLVREAVFKGRGVKPELKCGICGEHGGEPSSVEFCHYAGLNYVSCSPFRVPIARLAAAHAVLKQGGEK
- a CDS encoding endonuclease/exonuclease/phosphatase family protein, which codes for MKYFLLIWMLCPLAWLHAAGPGIRIACYNAESLHDTIPDRLIDDGDYTPRGARQWNGERYRLKIGHIARVIDELDADLLLLTEIENESVLRDLMLATSSDYNYIHRHTSDRRGMDIALLYRGSLFFPGRVRQIAGPGLPRELLVVDGLLDGEPLTLIGAHLPSQLNRASYRLRALGTLRKAVDSILRRDPDRKLLVMGDMNCTPQSAEAVRELGIRDPADTVREGTYRRVPLYTPLLGPSRRGFGSYAYRDRRFLYDWIAASPAATRGPGLRLSHGGVFVRDWMLHSSGPFKGYPLRTFRSREYLGGYSDHLPVYVELEASEPE